Proteins from one Mesorhizobium sp. M9A.F.Ca.ET.002.03.1.2 genomic window:
- a CDS encoding cytochrome c biogenesis CcdA family protein produces MAVDIGYVSAVGAGAISFLSPCVLPLVPPYLCYMAGVSVEDFRGNAGVMARAEARSALLYASIAFVLGFSTVFVALGAGASTIGRLLRVWQEPLAMAAGVLIILMGLNFLGILRIPLLSREARFQSQGKPASIVAAYVMGLAFAFGWTPCIGPVLGPILTLAGGRETVGEGAALLAAYSLGLGIPFLIAALFSGAFMRFLSKFRVHLGRVEKAMGALLVVAGVFFLTGGVQAASYWLLENFPVLGQLG; encoded by the coding sequence ATGGCAGTGGATATAGGCTATGTCAGCGCGGTCGGGGCGGGGGCGATCTCGTTCCTGTCGCCTTGCGTGCTGCCGCTGGTGCCGCCCTATCTCTGCTACATGGCCGGCGTGTCGGTCGAGGATTTTCGCGGCAATGCCGGCGTCATGGCCCGGGCCGAGGCGCGCAGCGCGCTGCTTTATGCCTCGATCGCCTTCGTTCTCGGCTTCTCGACCGTCTTCGTGGCTCTGGGCGCCGGCGCCTCGACTATCGGACGGCTGCTGCGCGTCTGGCAGGAGCCGCTGGCGATGGCCGCCGGCGTGCTCATCATCCTGATGGGCCTGAATTTCCTCGGCATACTGCGTATCCCCTTGCTGTCGCGCGAGGCGCGCTTCCAGTCGCAGGGCAAGCCGGCCAGCATCGTCGCCGCCTATGTCATGGGACTGGCCTTCGCCTTCGGCTGGACGCCCTGCATCGGACCGGTGCTGGGACCGATCCTGACGCTGGCCGGCGGCCGTGAGACGGTGGGCGAGGGCGCGGCTCTGCTCGCCGCCTATTCGCTCGGCCTCGGCATCCCGTTCCTGATCGCGGCGCTGTTTTCCGGCGCCTTCATGCGCTTTCTCTCGAAATTCCGCGTCCATCTCGGCCGCGTCGAAAAGGCGATGGGCGCGCTGCTGGTCGTCGCCGGCGTCTTTTTCCTGACGGGCGGCGTGCAGGCCGCATCCTATTGGCTGCTGGAGAACTTTCCGGTGCTGGGGCAGTTGGGTTAG
- a CDS encoding HigA family addiction module antitoxin — protein MLKFARPIHPGEFLREEYLLPLGMSAGALAKKLNLPRTRIERIAKEEIGLTPDSALRLARFFNTTPEFWMNFQQTYELETEARKLASELEKIEPLEVAA, from the coding sequence ATGCTCAAGTTCGCACGTCCAATTCACCCCGGAGAATTCCTGCGCGAGGAATATCTCCTCCCGCTTGGCATGAGTGCTGGTGCGCTGGCGAAGAAACTCAATCTTCCGCGCACTCGTATCGAACGTATTGCCAAGGAAGAGATCGGCCTGACTCCCGATTCCGCGCTTCGCCTCGCCAGGTTCTTCAACACCACGCCCGAGTTCTGGATGAATTTTCAGCAGACCTATGAGCTTGAGACCGAGGCAAGGAAACTCGCTTCTGAACTCGAGAAGATCGAGCCGCTCGAAGTCGCGGCATAG
- the topA gene encoding type I DNA topoisomerase, with amino-acid sequence MDVVVVESPAKAKTINKYLGRNYKVLASFGHVRDLPPKDGSVRPDEDFAMSWAVDTASGKRLADIAKAVKDADGLILATDPDREGEAISWHVLEVLKQKRALKDKPVSRVVFNAITKASVLEAMANPRQIDAPLVDAYLARRALDYLVGFTLSPVLWRKLPGARSAGRVQSVALRLVCDRELEIERFIREEYWQIAAILGTPRNENFEARLTAFDRKKLQKLDISNKAQADDIKAMLEGATFKALSVEAKPTKRNPGPPFTTSTLQQAASSRLGFSANRTMQVAQRLYEGMDIGGETTGLITYMRTDGVQMAPEAITAARDAIAKEFGPKYLPEKPRYYTTKAKNAQEAHEAIRPTDFMRTPASVRQYLDADQARLYELVWKRAIASQMQPAEIERTTAEIEAVNGARTAELRAVGSVVRFDGFIAAYTDQKDEDSEDEENRRLPEIRAGEQLDREAINATQHTTEPPPRYSEASLIKKLEELGIGRPSTYTAILKTLEDRDYVTIDKRKLLPQAKGRLLSAFLESFFERYVEYDFTASLEEKLDEISDGKLAWKDVLRDFWKDFSGAVADIKELRVTDVLDALNEELAPLVFPAREDGSNPRICPKCGTGNLSLKLGKFGAFVGCSNYPECSFTRQLGDAANPNGENGNGEDGTKVLGKDPYTAEEITLRSGRFGPYIQRGDGKEAKRSSLPKGWTADSIDHEKALALLSLPRDVGKHPESGKMISAGLGRYGPFVLHDGTYANLDSIEDVFSIGLNRAVSVIAEKQAKGPGGRNGGTAAALKELGDHPAGGGKIVVRDGKYGPYVNFGKVNATLPKGKDPQSVTIEDAVALIAEKEAKGGNGGRKPFRKAAAPAKKPAAAAKKPAAKKAAKKKG; translated from the coding sequence ATGGACGTCGTCGTCGTCGAATCGCCGGCCAAGGCAAAGACAATCAACAAGTATCTTGGGAGGAACTATAAGGTTCTGGCCTCGTTCGGCCATGTCCGCGATCTGCCGCCCAAGGACGGCTCCGTGCGCCCGGACGAGGATTTCGCCATGTCCTGGGCTGTCGACACCGCCTCGGGCAAGCGCCTCGCCGACATCGCCAAGGCGGTCAAGGATGCCGACGGCCTGATCCTCGCCACCGACCCGGATCGCGAGGGCGAAGCCATTTCCTGGCATGTTCTGGAAGTGCTGAAGCAGAAGCGCGCGCTGAAGGACAAGCCGGTCAGCCGCGTCGTCTTCAACGCCATCACCAAGGCGTCGGTGCTGGAGGCGATGGCCAATCCGCGCCAGATCGACGCGCCGCTGGTCGATGCCTATCTCGCCCGCCGCGCGCTCGACTATCTGGTCGGCTTCACGCTGTCGCCCGTTCTGTGGCGCAAGCTGCCGGGCGCCCGCTCCGCTGGCCGCGTCCAGTCGGTGGCATTGCGCCTCGTCTGCGACCGCGAATTGGAGATCGAGCGCTTCATCCGCGAGGAATACTGGCAGATCGCAGCAATCCTCGGCACGCCGCGCAACGAAAATTTCGAGGCCCGGCTGACCGCCTTCGACCGCAAGAAACTGCAAAAGCTCGACATTTCCAACAAGGCGCAGGCCGACGACATCAAGGCGATGCTCGAAGGCGCGACCTTCAAGGCGCTGTCGGTCGAAGCCAAGCCGACCAAGCGCAACCCAGGTCCGCCCTTCACCACCTCGACACTGCAGCAGGCCGCCTCCTCGCGCCTCGGCTTTTCGGCAAACCGCACCATGCAGGTGGCGCAGCGGCTCTATGAAGGCATGGACATCGGCGGCGAGACCACCGGCCTGATCACCTATATGCGAACCGACGGCGTGCAGATGGCGCCGGAGGCGATCACTGCCGCGCGCGATGCGATCGCCAAGGAATTCGGCCCAAAATACCTGCCTGAAAAACCGCGCTACTACACGACCAAGGCCAAGAACGCCCAGGAAGCGCACGAAGCGATCCGCCCGACCGATTTCATGCGCACGCCCGCTTCGGTCAGGCAATATCTCGATGCCGACCAGGCACGGCTTTACGAGTTGGTGTGGAAACGCGCCATCGCCAGCCAGATGCAGCCGGCCGAGATCGAGCGCACCACGGCCGAGATCGAGGCGGTCAACGGCGCCCGCACGGCGGAGCTTCGCGCCGTCGGTTCGGTCGTTCGCTTCGACGGCTTCATCGCCGCCTACACCGATCAGAAGGACGAGGATTCGGAAGACGAGGAAAACCGCCGTCTGCCCGAGATCCGTGCCGGCGAACAGCTCGACCGCGAGGCGATCAACGCCACCCAGCACACCACCGAGCCGCCGCCGCGCTATTCGGAAGCCTCGCTGATCAAGAAGCTGGAAGAGCTCGGCATCGGCCGGCCGTCGACCTACACGGCGATCCTGAAGACGCTCGAGGACCGCGACTACGTCACCATCGACAAGCGCAAGCTGTTGCCGCAGGCCAAGGGCCGGCTGTTGTCGGCCTTCCTCGAAAGCTTCTTCGAGCGCTATGTCGAATATGATTTCACCGCCTCGCTCGAGGAAAAGCTCGACGAGATTTCCGACGGCAAGCTCGCCTGGAAGGATGTGCTGCGCGATTTCTGGAAGGATTTTTCCGGCGCCGTCGCCGACATCAAGGAATTGCGTGTCACCGACGTGCTCGATGCCTTGAACGAGGAGCTGGCGCCGCTGGTGTTTCCCGCGCGCGAAGACGGTTCGAACCCCCGCATCTGCCCGAAATGCGGCACCGGCAACCTCTCGCTGAAGCTCGGCAAGTTCGGCGCCTTCGTTGGCTGCTCGAACTATCCCGAATGCTCCTTTACCCGCCAGCTCGGCGACGCCGCCAATCCCAATGGCGAAAACGGCAATGGCGAGGACGGCACCAAGGTGCTTGGCAAGGACCCCTATACGGCGGAGGAGATCACGCTGCGCAGCGGTCGCTTCGGCCCCTATATCCAGCGCGGCGACGGCAAGGAAGCCAAGCGCTCCAGCCTGCCCAAGGGCTGGACGGCCGATTCGATCGACCACGAAAAGGCCCTCGCTCTGCTTTCGCTGCCGCGCGACGTCGGCAAGCATCCGGAATCCGGCAAGATGATCTCGGCCGGTCTGGGGCGCTACGGCCCGTTCGTGCTGCATGACGGCACCTACGCCAATCTCGACAGCATCGAGGACGTGTTCTCGATCGGTCTCAACCGCGCCGTGTCGGTGATCGCCGAGAAGCAGGCGAAGGGCCCGGGCGGCCGCAATGGCGGTACCGCCGCGGCACTGAAGGAGCTCGGCGACCATCCGGCGGGCGGCGGCAAGATCGTCGTGCGCGATGGCAAATACGGGCCTTATGTCAATTTCGGCAAGGTCAATGCGACACTGCCCAAGGGCAAGGACCCGCAGTCGGTGACGATCGAGGACGCGGTGGCGCTGATTGCCGAGAAGGAAGCCAAGGGCGGCAATGGCGGCAGAAAGCCCTTCCGCAAAGCCGCCGCACCTGCCAAAAAGCCTGCGGCGGCAGCCAAGAAACCAGCGGCCAAGAAAGCGGCCAAGAAAAAGGGATAG
- the glmS gene encoding glutamine--fructose-6-phosphate transaminase (isomerizing) yields MCGIVGIVGHSPVAPLIVDALKRLEYRGYDSAGVATIEHGKLARRRAEGKLVNLERRLKDEPLDGMVGIGHTRWATHGVPNETNAHPHFSDGVAVVHNGIIENFAELRDELMRDGYAFSSQTDTEVVAHLVARELAKGLKPVEAAHQALKRLEGAFALAIMFRGDEDLIVGARNGPPLAVGHGDGEMFLGSDAIALAPFTNSITYLEDGDWAVVRRNEVAIFDMDGNKVDRKRQQSLSTSFMVDKGNRRHFMEKEIHEQPEVISHTLAHYVDFVGGVSKPLDLPFDFAKIDRLAISACGTAYLAGLISKYWFERYARLPVDIDVASEFRYREMPLSKTDAAFFISQSGETADTLASLRYCRKAGMKIGAVVNVRESTMARESDVVLPTLAGPEIGVASTKAFTCQLSVLASLAVRAGVARGTISREQETTLVRQLSEAPRYANQVLKLDEQIEKVARDLSHYKNVLYLGRDTNFPLAMEGALKLKEISYIHAEGYAAGELKHGPIALIDENMPVIVIAPHDRIFEKTVSNMQEVAARGGKIILITDSKGAAHSSVETMETIVLPDVPEIISPIIYALPIQMLAYFTAVFMGTDVDQPRNLAKSVTVE; encoded by the coding sequence ATGTGCGGCATTGTTGGAATTGTCGGTCACTCGCCGGTCGCGCCACTCATCGTCGATGCGCTGAAAAGGCTCGAATATCGCGGTTATGATTCGGCCGGCGTCGCCACGATCGAGCATGGCAAGCTTGCGCGCCGCCGCGCCGAGGGCAAGCTGGTCAATCTCGAGCGCCGGCTGAAGGACGAACCGCTCGACGGCATGGTCGGCATCGGCCACACGCGCTGGGCGACGCATGGCGTGCCCAACGAGACCAATGCGCATCCGCATTTTTCCGACGGCGTCGCCGTCGTCCATAACGGCATCATCGAGAATTTCGCCGAGTTGCGCGACGAACTGATGCGCGACGGCTACGCATTTTCGTCGCAGACCGACACCGAGGTCGTCGCGCATCTGGTGGCGCGCGAACTGGCCAAGGGTTTGAAGCCGGTCGAGGCCGCGCACCAGGCGCTGAAGCGGCTGGAAGGCGCCTTTGCGCTGGCCATCATGTTTAGGGGAGACGAGGATCTCATCGTCGGCGCGCGCAACGGCCCGCCGCTGGCCGTCGGCCATGGCGACGGCGAGATGTTCCTGGGCTCCGACGCCATCGCGCTTGCCCCCTTCACCAATTCGATCACCTATCTGGAGGACGGCGACTGGGCGGTGGTGCGCCGCAACGAGGTCGCCATCTTCGACATGGACGGCAACAAGGTCGACCGCAAGCGCCAGCAGTCGCTCAGCACCAGCTTCATGGTCGACAAGGGCAACCGGCGCCATTTCATGGAGAAGGAAATCCATGAACAGCCCGAAGTGATCTCACACACGCTGGCGCATTATGTGGATTTTGTCGGCGGCGTCTCGAAGCCGCTCGACCTGCCGTTCGATTTCGCCAAGATCGACCGGCTGGCGATTTCGGCCTGCGGCACCGCCTATCTGGCAGGCTTGATCAGCAAATACTGGTTCGAGCGCTATGCGCGGCTGCCGGTCGACATCGATGTCGCCTCGGAATTCCGCTACCGTGAAATGCCGCTGTCGAAGACCGACGCCGCCTTCTTCATCTCGCAATCGGGCGAGACCGCCGATACGCTGGCCTCGCTGCGCTATTGCCGCAAGGCCGGAATGAAGATCGGCGCGGTGGTCAACGTGCGTGAATCGACGATGGCGCGCGAATCCGACGTCGTCCTGCCGACGCTGGCCGGGCCGGAGATCGGCGTCGCCTCGACCAAGGCTTTCACCTGTCAATTGTCGGTGCTGGCCTCGCTTGCCGTGCGGGCGGGCGTGGCACGCGGAACGATCTCGCGCGAGCAAGAAACGACGCTGGTGCGCCAACTGTCGGAAGCGCCGCGCTATGCCAATCAGGTGCTGAAGCTCGACGAGCAGATCGAAAAGGTCGCCCGCGACCTCTCGCACTACAAGAACGTGCTCTATCTCGGCCGCGACACCAATTTCCCGCTGGCCATGGAAGGGGCGCTGAAGCTCAAGGAAATCTCCTATATTCATGCCGAGGGCTATGCCGCCGGCGAGCTGAAGCACGGGCCGATCGCGCTGATCGACGAGAACATGCCGGTGATCGTCATTGCCCCGCATGACCGCATCTTCGAGAAGACCGTCTCCAACATGCAGGAAGTGGCGGCGCGCGGCGGCAAGATCATCCTGATTACCGACAGCAAGGGTGCCGCGCATTCAAGCGTGGAGACGATGGAGACCATCGTGCTGCCGGACGTGCCGGAAATCATCTCGCCGATCATCTACGCGCTGCCGATCCAGATGCTGGCCTATTTCACCGCCGTGTTCATGGGCACCGACGTCGACCAGCCGCGCAACCTGGCGAAATCGGTGACGGTGGAGTAG
- a CDS encoding ADP-ribosylation/crystallin J1, producing the protein MTEQIDTVTLWRPVGPQELKLIEKSGMRAFPPRLPEQPIFYPVLSEAYAVQIARDWNVPASGSGFVTRFEVLKGFLDRYRVEHAGSKAHLEYWIPAEDLPEFNKAIVGRIEVTAAFSKDATATD; encoded by the coding sequence ATGACTGAACAAATCGACACGGTGACGCTTTGGCGTCCTGTTGGCCCACAGGAGCTTAAACTGATCGAGAAATCGGGCATGCGCGCGTTTCCGCCGCGCCTTCCCGAGCAACCTATTTTTTACCCCGTTCTATCCGAAGCCTATGCCGTGCAGATCGCGCGTGACTGGAACGTACCGGCTAGCGGCTCGGGATTCGTCACCCGGTTTGAGGTTCTGAAGGGTTTTCTCGACCGTTACCGGGTCGAACATGCTGGCAGCAAGGCTCATCTCGAATACTGGATTCCAGCTGAAGATCTTCCTGAATTCAACAAGGCAATTGTCGGCAGGATCGAAGTAACCGCTGCTTTCAGCAAGGATGCAACTGCAACCGACTAA
- the glmU gene encoding bifunctional UDP-N-acetylglucosamine diphosphorylase/glucosamine-1-phosphate N-acetyltransferase GlmU translates to MSQRTCLSVILAAGEGTRMKSALPKVLHKIAGLPMVAHVVRAAEAAGAGDQALVIGHGADEMRKATQKFAPKAEIFVQDKRLGTAHAVLAARDAISKGYDDILVMFGDTPLIDPEVLVAARLKRAEGAAVVVVGFRTSNPSGYGRLIEKGGKLVAIREEKDCTDEEKKITFCNGGLMAVAGKHALKLLDQVGNSNAKGEYYLTDIVEIAGGQGLDVVATEAGFENVLGINNRAELAAAEGIWQTRRRREAMLSGVTLIAPETVFFSHDTEIGADTIVEPNVWFGPGVKIATGAKIHAFSHIEGATIASDCDVGPFARLRPGANLKQKAKVGNFCEVKQSVIEEGAKVNHLTYIGDARVGAGANIGAGTITCNYDGYSKFFTDIGEGAFVGSNSSLVAPVTIGKGGYIASGSVITESVPDDALAFGRARQRTLPGKGKELRERFASAAAAKKATK, encoded by the coding sequence ATGAGCCAGAGAACCTGCCTGTCCGTCATCCTCGCCGCCGGTGAAGGGACGCGCATGAAGAGCGCGTTGCCCAAAGTGCTGCATAAAATCGCCGGCCTGCCGATGGTCGCCCATGTCGTGAGGGCGGCAGAAGCGGCCGGGGCGGGCGATCAGGCGCTGGTGATCGGCCATGGGGCGGACGAGATGCGCAAGGCCACGCAGAAGTTCGCCCCGAAGGCGGAGATCTTCGTCCAGGACAAGCGGCTCGGCACGGCGCATGCCGTGCTGGCGGCTCGTGATGCGATATCAAAGGGTTACGACGACATCCTCGTGATGTTCGGCGACACGCCGCTGATCGATCCGGAGGTGCTGGTTGCCGCGCGCCTGAAGCGGGCCGAAGGCGCTGCGGTGGTCGTGGTCGGCTTCCGCACGTCAAATCCCTCCGGCTATGGCCGCCTGATCGAAAAGGGCGGCAAGCTCGTCGCCATCCGCGAGGAAAAGGACTGCACCGACGAGGAGAAGAAAATCACCTTCTGCAATGGCGGGCTGATGGCGGTTGCCGGCAAGCATGCGCTGAAGCTGCTCGATCAAGTCGGCAACAGCAACGCCAAGGGTGAATATTACCTCACCGACATCGTCGAGATCGCCGGCGGGCAGGGCCTCGATGTCGTCGCCACGGAAGCCGGCTTCGAGAATGTGCTCGGCATCAACAACCGCGCCGAACTCGCCGCGGCCGAAGGCATCTGGCAGACGCGCCGGCGGCGCGAGGCCATGCTCTCCGGCGTCACATTGATCGCACCGGAAACCGTGTTCTTTTCGCACGATACGGAGATCGGCGCGGATACGATCGTCGAACCCAATGTCTGGTTCGGGCCCGGCGTGAAGATCGCGACGGGCGCCAAGATCCATGCCTTCAGCCATATCGAAGGCGCGACGATCGCTTCCGATTGCGATGTCGGTCCGTTCGCGCGGCTGCGGCCGGGCGCCAACCTCAAGCAAAAGGCCAAGGTCGGCAATTTCTGCGAGGTCAAGCAGTCTGTCATCGAGGAGGGCGCCAAGGTCAACCACCTGACCTATATCGGCGATGCCCGCGTCGGCGCCGGCGCCAATATCGGCGCTGGCACCATCACCTGCAACTATGACGGCTACTCGAAGTTCTTCACCGATATCGGCGAGGGCGCCTTCGTCGGATCGAATTCCTCGCTGGTGGCGCCTGTTACGATCGGCAAGGGCGGCTATATCGCTTCGGGCAGTGTGATCACCGAAAGCGTGCCCGACGACGCGCTGGCCTTCGGCCGCGCCCGCCAGAGGACGCTGCCCGGCAAGGGCAAGGAATTGCGCGAGCGTTTTGCCTCGGCCGCGGCGGCGAAGAAGGCCACTAAATGA
- a CDS encoding DUF502 domain-containing protein produces MSDAAKTSGMTRLRNYFLTGFVVCAPLAITAYIAWSFIGWVDSWVKPYIPARYNPDSYLPAPVPGFGLIVALILITLIGFLTANIVGRAIVLFGERLLGRMPLVRGIYGSLKQIFETVLSNKGDMFRQVGLVEYPRKGVWSLVFVASEKETEINQKLDQEGNPLIAVFMPCTPNPTTGFLMYVPKSDVVPLDMTIEDGAKLIVSAGLVAPEVKTQMVTLNGKPIGGQIGNPSVGAGPQPARKSRTASSRPNK; encoded by the coding sequence ATGTCCGATGCTGCCAAGACCTCAGGCATGACCCGGCTGCGGAATTATTTCCTGACAGGCTTCGTCGTCTGCGCGCCGCTGGCGATCACCGCTTACATCGCCTGGTCATTCATCGGCTGGGTCGATTCCTGGGTGAAACCCTATATTCCGGCGCGCTACAACCCCGATAGCTATCTGCCGGCGCCGGTCCCGGGTTTTGGCCTGATCGTTGCCTTGATCCTGATTACCCTGATCGGTTTCCTGACCGCCAATATCGTCGGCCGCGCCATCGTCCTGTTCGGCGAGCGCCTGCTCGGCCGCATGCCGCTGGTGCGCGGCATATACGGCTCGCTGAAGCAGATCTTCGAAACCGTACTGTCGAACAAGGGCGACATGTTCCGCCAGGTCGGGCTGGTCGAATATCCGCGCAAGGGCGTCTGGTCGCTGGTTTTCGTCGCCAGCGAGAAGGAAACCGAGATCAACCAGAAGCTCGATCAGGAAGGCAATCCGCTGATCGCGGTGTTCATGCCGTGCACGCCCAACCCGACCACCGGCTTCCTGATGTATGTGCCGAAATCCGATGTCGTGCCGCTCGACATGACGATCGAGGACGGCGCCAAGCTGATCGTCTCGGCCGGGCTGGTGGCGCCGGAGGTCAAGACGCAGATGGTGACGTTGAACGGCAAGCCGATCGGCGGTCAGATCGGCAATCCATCGGTGGGTGCCGGCCCTCAGCCGGCGCGCAAGAGCCGCACCGCCTCGTCGCGGCCGAACAAGTAG